GTACGATCGTGCTTAAACCATTTCATCGTTCTTGGTCCTCTTTGCTGTCTTTGGGACTTATTTCTGAATTTCGCAGAGCAGATTCTGTCGGCTGATGTAGCGAGGCTATCAGGAGGCTGCGAGAGCGTTTGTAATACTTCTGTAATTGGTGCCGGGTATTGCAGCACGAAAGGGCGGGATCGATCGATTGCATTGTGTGTCCCATGCCACGCCGCACTTACCGCAAAGCTGTCTCATAAAACCAAAGTAGTAAACATTCGAGCTCCGCAAAGCTACGGAAGTCCGGGCTTTAGCGAGCTACTGACGCATCGGGTTACCCATTTATGAGACCGCTTCTGATTGCTGACTGCTTCTTTTATTGCTGCAGCATGTTCAGCTCTGCCATTGAGGTCCAGGGACCACCATTGATCTCGCCGAGGGCGCGAAAACGGACATAGCGGGCAGCCAGAGGCGCGGCGAGCAGCACCTGCTTCTCTGCCGCGTCGGTCGAGTTCGTAATGAGCGTTCCTGTAGCGGAGGCAGCACCCCAATTGACGCCGTCGGTGCTGACATAGAACTCGAAGGCAGTGATTTTGCCTCGGGCCTTTCCGTCCTGACGCGGAAGATAGCGGAATCCGGCGACATTGTAAGTGGCGCCCAGGTCAATCTGAATCTCATGGGGCAGGTCTGGGCTTCCGCTGCAGTACTGGGTCTGCCACATCGAACTAAAGTTTCCATCGAAAGCGTTCGTGGCAGCGTAATTGCCGCAGTAGGTTTCCTGGCTATCCGCATACAGCAGCTTCCAGCCGTTCTGCGGGATCGACCTAGGAGATGATCCGGGCGGCGGCGGTGGGGGCGTGTTTACCACCGTCAAGGTGACGGAAGCATTTTTGCCGATATTGCCGCCAGTCGCTCCCACGTTCAGGGTGTAAGTGCCGGGTGCGGTGTTCTGGCCAACAGAAATATTCATGGTCGAGTTGCCCTGGCCCGGAGCGGGAATCGAAGCCGGACTAAAGGTGGCGGTCACTCCTGCCGGTTGGCCGCTCGCGCTAAGGCTGATGGCGCTGTTGAAGCCTCCGGTCACGGTAGTAGTCACGGTCGAAGTTCCGGAACCGCCGGGAGAGACCGTTACGGCAATAGGGTTAGCGGCGATGGTGAAGTCGGGCTGCGGCGCTAAGGACGTAACTCCCAGCGTAGCGCTGGCACTGGAGTTGTTGTAGCTTGCGGTGATTACTGAGCTCGTGGGGGAATTGACGGCGGTGGTAGTCACGGTGAAAGTCGTGCTCGTCTGACCTTGCACGAGGTTCACCGCAGCGGGGACGCTAGCCACACTAGGGGTCCCGCTGGAAAGGCCGACCTGCGCACTACCGGCAGGAGCTGCTGCGCTGAGGGTGACGGTTGCCGTCGAAGAACTGCCTCCGGCTACGGAGCTGGGAGTAAGCGTCAAGCTCGCCACGGTTGGGTTGCTGTTGCCGCCGCCGGAGGTGCTGCCGCTCGCCAGCACGTTCAGTTCTGCCACATTGGTCCACGGACCGCCGTTCACTTCACTGATCGCTCGCAAGCGCACGTACCGGCCGGAGACTACAGTGCTGAATGTGACCGACTTCTCGGACGAATCGGAGGCACTGGTGATGAGGTTGCCAGAGGCCACTGGCGAGCCCCAATTCGTGCCACCGAGGCTTACATAGAATTCGTACTGTTTGATGTTGCCTCTGGATCTGCCGTCCTGTCGCGGCTTGTAGCGAAAACCGGAGATGGGATAAGTGGCTCCGAGGTCGATCTGAATCTCATGCGGAACGGATGGACTGCCGTTGCAGTACTGGGTTTGCCACATCGTATTCGGGTCGCTGTCAAAGGCATTGGCGCCGCCGTAAGATCCGCAGACGGTCTCCTGATTGTCAACGTAGAGCAGTTTCCAGCCACTCTGGGGAATTGGTCCGGAAATCTGGGGAGGCGGAGGCGGTGGAGGCGGCGAGCCTGGGGCTGTTACCGAAAGCGTTACATTCGTGCTGTGGTTTACTCCTGTGCCCACTCCATTCACAGTGACCGCGTAGGAGCCGACGGGGACGCTTGCGCCAACGGTGAAAATCAAAGTCACACTGCCGCTGCCAGGCGCAGGCAGAGCGGACGAACTGAAGCTTGCGGTTGCTCCCGACGGCAAGCCTGAGGCCGAGAGCGTCAGCGCTGACGAGAAACCGCCGCTGACTGCAGTGCTGATCGTGGTGGAACCATTTCCGCCTTGAGGAATACTCACAGAAGATGGATTAGCGGAGATGGAGAAATCGCCAGCGTTTGTGACCACATAAGTGCCGTTGATGCCACTGGCGTACGGTGCGTTTGCTGCCACAGTTGTGAAGCTATAGGAGCCGCTGGCTGTGCCCGGAGACGAAGTTAGAAAAAGCGTCGTTTGTCCGGTCGCTCCGGGAGCCAGGGTCAGTGATGCATTCGTAAAGGTTGAGGTGAACCCGTTGGGCAGGAAGGCCCGCATAGTGAACGTAGCGGGATTGCAAGTGTAGCTGTCCTGGTCAGTTACCGTTACTGTGAACTGAACAGTGGTGCCGGGCGCAACCTGAGCACTTTGCGATGGAGAAATGGTTATCGCGGGATTCGCCGGAGCGCAAGCCGGAGGATTGAGAGTGACATTGACCACCGCCCCTTTGGCATCGGCCTTGACCGTTGTGAGTGAAACACCGGAAGTGGGATCGCTGAAATTCTCTCCCACTGCCAATGCGGCCGTATAGAACGTGGTGTCCTTGGGGTTCATATTCAGCAGATATAGGTTGTTGGGAGAGGAAGGATCGCCGCTGTGAATCAGCACTCCCTGCGTGGACGCAGGATATGGGCTGAGCACGCTGTCGAATCCCAGATCCTGACGGTATTCAGCATAGTAGTAAGTCGTGAAGCCAGTGCTGGGATCGACGCTTTGCAGCAGCTTCAAAGCTTTCGGTCCCGGTGAAAGGTCTTCATAAGGCGCAATGGTGTAAGTTCCGCTGCTCTGGATGAACTGTATGGGCAGGGAGGACCCATAGTTCAGCCATCCCAGCCGCTCTTTCTGAAAGGCATTGAAGTGTCCAGCAACCGTGTGGCCCATGATGTCAAAAGCATCGCCATACTCGATCTTCGTGCAGTTGCTGCCGAGAGTGAGGCCACCGCAATCCAGTGAGTGAGAATGCAGGAGTCCAAACTGGTGGCCCATTTCGTGCCCTACGACCTGCAGATTCATGAAGCCGTTGACCCAGGCATGACCGGGTGAACCGCCCAGGTTGGCCAAGCCCTCCCAACCGCACCCTGGAATATTCGGGAACGCGTATATGAAGTGGTTATAGTTGGAGAGAATCGCGCCTGCATTGATTGCAGCCGCCTCGCCCTGGCTCTGAATCTGAGCAAAATCACAACTGCTGCTACTCACCGCAATGGTGAACCAGCCGAACACATCCCCAACCAGCCAGGTCTGATTTTGAGAATTCTCCATATAAAAGCCATTGACCTGATTGAAGACCACATCCTGCGTGGTAGGTACGTCAAAGGGCTGGACCGGATTATCTTGGAAGTTCACCAGGATGACGATCGTGGATTGCACCCCAAAGGTGTTAGTCAATGGTGCCGGTGTTCCGCTGGCTGCGGTCTGAGACAGGTTTTGGGGAGCAAGGTTCTGCGCTGATTCCATCAGCAGGACGTTTCCCAATTGCTTGCCTTGAACCTGCACCATCGCACCGCTGAGGATGTGTTCCGGCGGATTGGCAGCAAAATAGAGTTCAAGCTTCTGATCCCGAGCCTTCAGGAAATAGCGCATGCGATGGCGGTCGGCGTAATCCTCCACCATGACTTCGAGTTGTCCGCTGTGCCTGGCATCTGTCTCCACAAATGGCTTGGCGGATTCGTGCAGCGTCGAAACTACGTCAGGAGGAAGGCTGAGACGCAGTGCGTCTGCGGGCGAGGTGGCCGCCAACTGCAGCCAAAGCTGAGAGCGGACGCGTGCCAGAGCCTCAGCCTGATCGCCCAGAGTTTCGGATTGTGGCCGACCTGAGGGCTGGCGCTGACTGAGCTGAACCAGCGAATGCGTCAATTCTTGCAGCCGAGCAGCAGTCTGCTCGCTCGATTCCTGTGAGGTCGCTACTCCCGCTAGCAGCCAAAGCGGAACCAATCCACCGATGATTAGCTTGGAGACGAGAGCGAACGCGCGACTACGCATATGCAACTACTCCTCATGCTGTGGCCGTTTGAAGGAAGGAAGAACGACGCCAACTTCGAGTTCTGTACACCTGAGAAGTGAATGGAAATTGCTGGAGAGTCCCGTGGCACAACTGCAGATCCGGTCCGCGCGCTTCAGCCCTGTCCATTCTGAATACCTCCCCGGCGTGCATGGGGCAAACCAGTGGCTGGAACAAAGCCGCCCTTACCTTTGAGTTTTGAAAGGGACCCGACTCGAAGCCCAATTGGAAGCCGAGTTGGCACAATCATAGCGCCGAATAGTCGCCACTCATTAGCAATTTGCGCTTTCCTGGATAACTAGAATTGTTCGGGGCCGAATTGGGCTGAACCGCTTCTGGTTCGTAACGTCGCGAAACTACGCGAGCGGTCTAAGCGATCAGGAGCGATAATCTAGTAATGGCTAGGGAGGATGATTATGGCGAGCGAATCCAAGTCTGCAGTGTCAAAACAAAAAGCCCAGGCCGCGCAACAGGTGGCCGATGCGCATCACTTACTGACCGCCTTACGCGAGCGGCTGGAGAAGCATCCAGAACTCGATCAGGCGATCCTCAAACTGGAGCAGGCGTTGAATGTGCTGACGCTCGAAACCGGCGGGATGTTGTAGGTGTATGTTTAGGAATGGGCCCTACGTTTTTTCTTGGTTAGTGATAATTCAGCGCAGCTGCTCCCAGAATTTCTCCGCTTTCCGGTTGCTGAACAAAGACAACAACTCGCAGATTCTGCAGTTTCCACTGGGGATCGATGGGGACTTGCAGATTCTGGCTGAAATTCCCGTCCCGGAGCTGACCTAAGTCACGTAGAGACCGCACCAGCGCGGGATGATGCAACACCCTTCCGCCGTTCTCACCACCAGCAACAGATGTACTGAGACCGCTTTCCGTAAGCGCCAAGAATACTCGCGCATGACCAGGACCAGCCTGATGAACGTCTATGGCAAGCGACCTCGATCCTGGCAGATCGTTATCCGCAGTATCCGCAGCTCCACCTTTGCTCTCAGGTAACGACGCAGTTGCGTACGTCTTCCAGATCAGGCTAATCTTCGCCGGCTTCGGTTTGGTTGCTGCCTGAGCAATCTTGCGCAGGACTACAGCCGAATCACTTCCGACGGTTTCAAAGCGCCCGTCGATTACCAATTGCGGTGTGTAGACCGAATTCAGCGAAAATCTGGAAGCATACTGTCCTTGCCGCCGGGTGAGTGCATGAGACGAGAAGCGGTCGTTCCAGCCCAGATCGTTCCAGTAATCGACGTGTTCAGCAAGTGCGATGATCTCGGCTCCCGCAACCGCGCCCGGCTGTTCGAGTTTCATCAGCAGAGCATCTGCCGGAGGACAGCTCGAGCACCCCTCAGATGTGAATAGTTCCAGCACTACGGGATTGGTTACCTGGGCATTCGCTGGGTTCGTAAGCACGAGGGATGCAACCAGACCCGATAGGAGCGCCATGGTGCGAAACACTCGCATGCCAGATTGGACGCGCTTGGAGGGTCAAAAGTTTCAGCGCCTCACACGTCCAGCCGATAGCGGTTCTCGGCCAGCCGGAATAGCGGCTTCCACAGCAGCCGGTTCACCGTAACAACCAGCCCAGCCATTACCACCGTGGACAGAAGAAGCAGATGGAAATTTCCGGTGTCGGTAGCGCGGCTGATTTGCGCTCCGAGCCCGAGAGTGGAGTACGTCTGGTCTTTCAGATGAAAATATTCAGCCACGATGCTGGCGTTCCAGGCGCCACCAGAGGCTGTAACCAGGCCGGTCAAGAGGTAGGGGAAAATTCCGGGGAGGATCACCGTCATCCAGCGCTCCCGGTTGCTAAAGCGGAAAATGCCTCCCA
The sequence above is drawn from the Terriglobales bacterium genome and encodes:
- a CDS encoding discoidin domain-containing protein, whose amino-acid sequence is MRSRAFALVSKLIIGGLVPLWLLAGVATSQESSEQTAARLQELTHSLVQLSQRQPSGRPQSETLGDQAEALARVRSQLWLQLAATSPADALRLSLPPDVVSTLHESAKPFVETDARHSGQLEVMVEDYADRHRMRYFLKARDQKLELYFAANPPEHILSGAMVQVQGKQLGNVLLMESAQNLAPQNLSQTAASGTPAPLTNTFGVQSTIVILVNFQDNPVQPFDVPTTQDVVFNQVNGFYMENSQNQTWLVGDVFGWFTIAVSSSSCDFAQIQSQGEAAAINAGAILSNYNHFIYAFPNIPGCGWEGLANLGGSPGHAWVNGFMNLQVVGHEMGHQFGLLHSHSLDCGGLTLGSNCTKIEYGDAFDIMGHTVAGHFNAFQKERLGWLNYGSSLPIQFIQSSGTYTIAPYEDLSPGPKALKLLQSVDPSTGFTTYYYAEYRQDLGFDSVLSPYPASTQGVLIHSGDPSSPNNLYLLNMNPKDTTFYTAALAVGENFSDPTSGVSLTTVKADAKGAVVNVTLNPPACAPANPAITISPSQSAQVAPGTTVQFTVTVTDQDSYTCNPATFTMRAFLPNGFTSTFTNASLTLAPGATGQTTLFLTSSPGTASGSYSFTTVAANAPYASGINGTYVVTNAGDFSISANPSSVSIPQGGNGSTTISTAVSGGFSSALTLSASGLPSGATASFSSSALPAPGSGSVTLIFTVGASVPVGSYAVTVNGVGTGVNHSTNVTLSVTAPGSPPPPPPPPQISGPIPQSGWKLLYVDNQETVCGSYGGANAFDSDPNTMWQTQYCNGSPSVPHEIQIDLGATYPISGFRYKPRQDGRSRGNIKQYEFYVSLGGTNWGSPVASGNLITSASDSSEKSVTFSTVVSGRYVRLRAISEVNGGPWTNVAELNVLASGSTSGGGNSNPTVASLTLTPSSVAGGSSSTATVTLSAAAPAGSAQVGLSSGTPSVASVPAAVNLVQGQTSTTFTVTTTAVNSPTSSVITASYNNSSASATLGVTSLAPQPDFTIAANPIAVTVSPGGSGTSTVTTTVTGGFNSAISLSASGQPAGVTATFSPASIPAPGQGNSTMNISVGQNTAPGTYTLNVGATGGNIGKNASVTLTVVNTPPPPPPGSSPRSIPQNGWKLLYADSQETYCGNYAATNAFDGNFSSMWQTQYCSGSPDLPHEIQIDLGATYNVAGFRYLPRQDGKARGKITAFEFYVSTDGVNWGAASATGTLITNSTDAAEKQVLLAAPLAARYVRFRALGEINGGPWTSMAELNMLQQ
- a CDS encoding DUF1223 domain-containing protein is translated as MRVFRTMALLSGLVASLVLTNPANAQVTNPVVLELFTSEGCSSCPPADALLMKLEQPGAVAGAEIIALAEHVDYWNDLGWNDRFSSHALTRRQGQYASRFSLNSVYTPQLVIDGRFETVGSDSAVVLRKIAQAATKPKPAKISLIWKTYATASLPESKGGAADTADNDLPGSRSLAIDVHQAGPGHARVFLALTESGLSTSVAGGENGGRVLHHPALVRSLRDLGQLRDGNFSQNLQVPIDPQWKLQNLRVVVFVQQPESGEILGAAALNYH